Proteins from a single region of Corallococcus caeni:
- the ybeY gene encoding rRNA maturation RNase YbeY — MSRKVEGVKLRKGKVIPRDDGKRIEEFVGVASTQTESASVARMRAPPGWSEPAQTPEFDEVVLVLTGELTLVVDGKRERIGAGEVGLVPRGKRVVYRNDSQGACDYWSVCAPAFRVELAHIEKPEPRAKAADNQVTVQVAHGQGEDYERLLSTWGRDYLKRLGLTNCELSLSLVGDRAIRRLNRTWRQKDKATDVLSFPAGDQPKGTPGPRPLGDVVISLDTAKRQAKEYGRTLESEMGRYLAHGLLHLLGHDHEKPRDAKRMAALEEQLLGERGMVADSLTIDSRARRAKLI; from the coding sequence ATGAGCCGCAAGGTGGAGGGCGTGAAGCTGCGCAAGGGCAAGGTGATTCCGCGGGACGACGGCAAGCGCATCGAGGAGTTCGTCGGCGTCGCGAGCACGCAGACGGAGTCCGCGTCGGTGGCGCGCATGCGGGCCCCGCCGGGCTGGAGCGAACCCGCGCAGACGCCGGAGTTCGACGAGGTGGTGCTCGTGCTCACGGGCGAGCTCACCCTCGTGGTGGACGGCAAGCGCGAACGCATTGGCGCGGGCGAGGTGGGGCTGGTGCCGCGCGGCAAGCGCGTCGTGTACCGCAACGACAGCCAGGGCGCGTGTGACTACTGGTCCGTCTGCGCGCCGGCGTTCCGCGTGGAGCTGGCCCACATCGAGAAGCCGGAGCCCAGGGCGAAGGCCGCGGACAACCAGGTGACGGTGCAGGTGGCGCACGGGCAGGGCGAGGACTACGAGCGCCTGCTCTCCACCTGGGGCCGCGACTACCTCAAGCGCCTGGGGCTCACCAACTGCGAGCTGTCCCTGTCGCTGGTGGGGGACCGGGCCATCCGCCGGCTCAACCGCACCTGGCGCCAGAAGGACAAGGCCACGGACGTGCTGTCCTTCCCGGCGGGGGACCAGCCCAAGGGCACGCCGGGCCCGCGCCCGCTGGGCGACGTGGTCATCTCCCTGGACACGGCGAAGCGGCAGGCGAAGGAGTACGGCCGCACGCTGGAGTCGGAGATGGGTCGCTACCTCGCGCACGGCCTGCTGCACCTGCTGGGGCACGACCATGAGAAGCCGCGCGACGCGAAGCGCATGGCCGCCCTGGAGGAGCAGCTCCTGGGCGAGCGGGGCATGGTGGCGGACTCGCTGACCATCGACTCGCGCGCCCGCCGGGCGAAGCTCATCTGA
- a CDS encoding HD family phosphohydrolase: MADPESPTPGPSPLDALAVRLGLGRSGDWGRRVVQGLLLLVVSVGAGFVISPGLYSQQIPALTQDNVGKPFRANSPAGFKAARDYDIVHQAMTEQRRREARSAVRPVYDLNPAVVGNLRASVRAAFASARDHLAEEKEAHADEAPPEEGAPRRRRPAPLTPEALERQRHDREEMQAQFLEQLFGQRDAGLENEDFQALVANGFSEDAEAATLVLLDRAYRADGGQVYVAGSREELVREAPQGLTVRDVQHKNEETLPAGAAQVVDMREAHQELDRFASVPGNVLPDAPAVQRRAVLRIAKRLVRPSLTINIAETDLRRRLAGDAVKDAVIAIKKGQRVIGDGELVNETHLVMLRGMRAQTDRLDLLQLQVGGTGLVALLVVCFYGFCRAAFRRFRPTRKDGMLLGLLLVGLLGLLQVWVSIADAVQDRYTALPIEAFYYAFPVAAGAMLVRFILAQELALFFAMVFACLAGVMLGNSLAFGIYTLVGSLVAADRIVKAKDRVGIFRAGLVTGIANLIAVLFLFLVEGKGLAGDTVVTALCAFVGTALAVPVMVMALTPLIEATFGYASDIKLLELANLNHPALKELIVQAPGTYHHSIIIGTLVENAAETIGANPLLARSCAYYHDIGKGRNPLYFGENQKGENRHDGLAPAMSAVIIKRHVTEGLEMARQYRLPKLVADAIPQHHGTRTVGFFFHKALKEQEGKEGAPPIDESIYRYPGPKPQFREAALVMIADAVEASTRSMPDPTSAKLQAQVQKIINIIFSEGQLDECDLTLKDLNLIAQSFLHTLEGIYHTRPVYPAGAMGGGKAGGAPLMMAPAPAKTEAKDSKVRTAGMS, encoded by the coding sequence ATGGCCGATCCTGAATCACCAACCCCCGGGCCCAGTCCGCTGGACGCGCTCGCGGTCCGCCTGGGGCTGGGGCGCAGTGGGGATTGGGGCCGGCGCGTCGTGCAGGGCCTGCTGCTGCTCGTCGTCTCCGTGGGGGCGGGCTTCGTCATCTCCCCGGGGCTCTACAGCCAGCAGATCCCGGCGCTCACCCAGGACAACGTGGGCAAGCCGTTCCGGGCCAACTCGCCCGCCGGCTTCAAGGCCGCGCGCGACTACGACATCGTCCACCAGGCCATGACGGAGCAGCGCCGCCGCGAGGCCCGGAGCGCCGTGCGCCCGGTGTACGACCTCAACCCGGCGGTGGTGGGCAACCTGCGCGCGTCCGTGCGCGCCGCCTTCGCCTCCGCGCGCGACCACCTGGCGGAGGAGAAGGAGGCCCACGCCGACGAGGCCCCGCCGGAGGAGGGCGCGCCCAGGCGCCGCCGCCCCGCGCCGCTCACGCCCGAGGCCCTGGAGCGCCAGCGCCACGACCGCGAGGAGATGCAGGCCCAGTTCCTGGAGCAGCTCTTCGGCCAGCGGGACGCGGGGCTGGAGAACGAGGACTTCCAGGCGCTCGTCGCCAACGGCTTCTCGGAAGACGCGGAGGCCGCCACCCTGGTGCTGCTCGACCGCGCCTACCGCGCGGATGGCGGCCAGGTGTACGTGGCCGGCTCGCGCGAGGAGCTGGTGCGGGAAGCGCCCCAGGGCCTCACCGTGCGCGACGTGCAGCACAAGAACGAGGAGACGCTGCCCGCGGGCGCCGCCCAGGTGGTGGACATGCGGGAGGCGCACCAGGAGCTGGACCGGTTCGCCTCCGTGCCCGGCAACGTGCTGCCGGACGCCCCGGCGGTGCAGCGCCGCGCGGTGCTGCGAATCGCCAAGCGGCTCGTGCGCCCCAGCCTGACCATCAACATCGCGGAGACGGACCTGCGCCGCCGGCTCGCGGGCGACGCGGTGAAGGACGCCGTCATCGCCATCAAGAAGGGCCAGCGCGTCATCGGCGACGGCGAGCTCGTCAACGAAACGCACCTCGTCATGCTGCGCGGGATGCGCGCGCAGACGGACCGGCTGGACCTGCTCCAGCTCCAGGTGGGCGGCACGGGCCTGGTGGCGCTGCTGGTGGTGTGCTTCTACGGCTTCTGCCGCGCGGCCTTCCGCCGCTTCCGCCCCACGCGCAAGGACGGCATGTTGCTGGGCCTGCTGCTGGTGGGCCTGCTGGGCCTGCTCCAGGTCTGGGTGTCCATCGCGGACGCGGTGCAGGACCGCTACACGGCGCTGCCCATTGAAGCGTTCTATTACGCCTTCCCGGTGGCGGCGGGCGCCATGCTGGTGCGCTTCATCCTCGCGCAGGAGCTGGCGCTGTTCTTCGCCATGGTGTTCGCGTGCCTCGCGGGCGTGATGCTGGGCAACTCGCTGGCGTTCGGCATCTACACGCTGGTGGGCTCGCTGGTGGCGGCGGACCGCATCGTCAAGGCGAAGGACCGCGTGGGCATCTTCCGCGCGGGCCTCGTCACCGGCATCGCCAACCTCATCGCGGTGCTGTTCCTGTTCCTCGTGGAGGGCAAGGGCCTGGCCGGGGACACCGTCGTCACGGCGCTGTGCGCGTTCGTCGGCACCGCGCTGGCCGTCCCGGTGATGGTGATGGCGCTGACGCCGCTCATCGAGGCCACGTTCGGCTACGCGTCGGACATCAAGCTGCTGGAGCTGGCGAACCTGAACCACCCGGCGCTCAAGGAACTCATCGTCCAGGCGCCCGGCACGTACCACCACTCCATCATCATCGGCACGCTGGTGGAGAACGCGGCGGAGACGATTGGCGCCAACCCGCTGCTGGCCCGCTCGTGCGCGTACTACCACGACATCGGGAAGGGCCGGAACCCGCTCTACTTCGGGGAGAACCAGAAGGGGGAGAACCGGCACGACGGGCTCGCGCCCGCGATGAGCGCGGTCATCATCAAGCGCCACGTGACGGAAGGCCTGGAGATGGCGCGGCAGTACCGCCTGCCCAAGCTGGTGGCGGACGCCATCCCCCAGCACCACGGCACGCGCACGGTGGGCTTCTTCTTCCACAAGGCCCTGAAGGAGCAGGAGGGCAAGGAAGGCGCGCCCCCCATCGACGAGAGCATCTACCGCTACCCGGGCCCCAAGCCGCAGTTCCGCGAGGCGGCGCTGGTGATGATCGCCGACGCGGTGGAGGCCTCCACGCGCTCCATGCCGGACCCCACCAGCGCGAAGCTCCAGGCGCAGGTGCAGAAGATCATCAACATCATCTTCTCCGAGGGCCAGCTCGACGAGTGCGACCTGACGCTCAAGGACCTGAACCTCATCGCCCAGTCCTTCCTGCACACGCTGGAGGGCATCTACCACACGCGTCCCGTCTACCCGGCGGGCGCCATGGGTGGGGGCAAGGCCGGGGGCGCGCCGCTGATGATGGCGCCCGCGCCCGCCAAGACGGAAGCGAAGGACTCGAAGGTGCGAACGGCGGGCATGTCATGA
- a CDS encoding PhoH family protein encodes MRNPATLEVPATRAETTPTSAKVDVRDNETTLALCGNQNENLKLMERRLGVRVGQRGTELLLSGPADAVAFAVRLVENLEEMIRAGRTVYREDVEQAIKVLGRGSESLQEVMLGTVLKSSGNRQIAPKSIAQKRYVDAIRAHDIVFGVGPAGTGKTYLAMAMAVAFLQERKVKRIILARPAVEAGEKLGFLPGDLAEKVNPYLRPLYDALHDMMAVERAQTLVEQGVVEVAPLAFMRGRTLNDAFVILDEAQNTTVEQMKMFLTRLGYNSKAVITGDVTQVDLPTGKASGLNHARSVLKNIDGIHFSEFSDVDVVRHPLVQEVIRAYERSEAQKAASEASAEG; translated from the coding sequence TTGCGAAATCCCGCCACGCTGGAAGTGCCCGCCACTCGTGCTGAAACCACCCCCACCTCCGCCAAGGTGGACGTCCGTGACAACGAGACGACCCTGGCCCTGTGCGGAAACCAGAACGAAAACCTCAAGCTGATGGAGCGGCGCCTGGGGGTCCGGGTGGGGCAGCGCGGTACGGAACTGCTCCTGTCGGGCCCCGCGGACGCCGTCGCCTTCGCCGTACGTCTGGTGGAGAACCTGGAGGAGATGATCCGGGCCGGACGCACCGTCTACCGCGAGGACGTGGAGCAGGCCATCAAGGTCCTGGGCCGCGGCTCGGAGTCGCTGCAGGAGGTCATGCTCGGCACCGTCCTCAAGAGCTCCGGCAACCGGCAGATCGCCCCCAAGAGCATCGCGCAGAAGCGCTACGTGGACGCCATCCGCGCCCACGACATCGTCTTCGGCGTGGGCCCCGCCGGCACCGGCAAGACGTACCTCGCCATGGCCATGGCGGTCGCCTTCCTCCAGGAGCGCAAGGTCAAGCGCATCATCCTGGCGCGCCCCGCCGTGGAGGCCGGTGAGAAGCTCGGCTTCCTGCCCGGCGACCTGGCGGAGAAGGTGAACCCCTACCTGCGCCCGCTCTACGACGCGCTGCACGACATGATGGCCGTGGAGCGCGCGCAGACGCTGGTGGAGCAGGGGGTGGTGGAGGTGGCGCCGCTCGCGTTCATGCGCGGCCGCACCCTCAACGACGCCTTCGTCATCCTCGACGAGGCGCAGAACACCACCGTGGAGCAGATGAAGATGTTCCTCACCCGCCTGGGCTACAACAGCAAGGCGGTCATCACCGGCGACGTGACCCAGGTGGACCTGCCCACGGGCAAGGCGTCCGGCCTGAACCACGCGCGCTCGGTGCTGAAGAACATCGACGGCATCCACTTCTCGGAGTTCTCCGACGTGGACGTCGTGCGCCACCCGCTGGTGCAGGAGGTCATCCGCGCCTACGAGCGCTCCGAGGCCCAGAAGGCGGCCTCCGAGGCCTCTGCCGAAGGCTGA
- a CDS encoding DUF4388 domain-containing protein — MALKGTLKDFGIGDILQLIGQQQKTGTLHLRNKDQEVRVGFQDGHIIKAESLTRKRKELIGAMLVRAEIITETQLEAALEVQKRTLKRLGDVLVASHALTAERFQHMAQLQVTETLYRLFTWKAGTYEFVQEPVEPGPDGITPLRAETVLMEGFRMVDEWPVIRKRIHRDDMTFERVKALPPPRNSDEGGELGVIGPSERHIYEEIAVGRDLRRMVDLCGLGEFETCKALYNLVKGDYVRAIDPEGRAPVPEDTRLVARVAGPVGRVAVTMAVIAGLAFVATRWVGAGGQEPGASRLGDPAAQRQIAHAQRVRIEAALEVFQLEKGTLPERLDALVDAGLLLPEELRYPWREEYYYRRTAARQFILLPPVR; from the coding sequence ATGGCTCTCAAGGGCACCCTCAAGGATTTCGGCATCGGCGACATCCTGCAGCTCATCGGGCAGCAGCAGAAGACGGGCACGCTCCACCTGCGCAACAAGGACCAGGAGGTGCGCGTCGGCTTCCAGGACGGCCACATCATCAAGGCCGAAAGCCTCACCCGGAAGCGCAAGGAACTCATCGGCGCCATGCTGGTGCGCGCCGAAATCATCACGGAGACGCAGCTGGAGGCGGCGCTGGAGGTCCAGAAGCGCACCCTCAAGCGGCTGGGCGACGTGCTGGTGGCAAGCCACGCCCTCACCGCCGAGCGCTTCCAGCACATGGCCCAGCTCCAGGTGACGGAGACGCTCTACCGCCTCTTCACCTGGAAGGCGGGCACCTACGAGTTCGTCCAGGAGCCCGTGGAGCCCGGCCCCGACGGCATCACCCCGCTGCGCGCGGAGACGGTGCTGATGGAGGGCTTCCGGATGGTGGACGAGTGGCCCGTCATCCGGAAGCGCATCCACCGCGACGACATGACCTTCGAGCGCGTCAAGGCGCTCCCTCCGCCCCGCAACTCCGACGAGGGCGGGGAGCTGGGCGTCATCGGCCCGTCGGAGCGCCACATCTACGAGGAGATCGCCGTGGGGCGCGACCTGCGCCGCATGGTGGACCTCTGCGGCCTGGGCGAGTTCGAGACCTGCAAGGCGCTCTACAACCTGGTCAAGGGCGACTATGTGCGCGCCATCGACCCGGAGGGCCGCGCGCCCGTGCCGGAGGACACCCGCCTGGTCGCCCGCGTGGCGGGCCCCGTGGGCCGCGTCGCGGTGACCATGGCGGTCATCGCGGGGCTGGCCTTCGTCGCGACCCGCTGGGTCGGGGCCGGCGGGCAGGAGCCGGGCGCCTCCCGGCTGGGTGATCCCGCCGCCCAGCGTCAGATTGCCCACGCGCAGCGCGTCCGCATCGAGGCCGCGCTGGAGGTGTTCCAACTGGAGAAGGGGACCCTCCCGGAGCGGCTGGACGCATTGGTGGATGCAGGATTGTTGCTTCCGGAGGAACTGCGCTACCCGTGGCGGGAGGAGTACTATTACCGCCGCACGGCCGCCCGGCAGTTCATCCTCCTACCGCCCGTGCGCTAG
- a CDS encoding tetratricopeptide repeat protein — MLRSFLGLCCSLVLLVPARAPALTQEPLLRIEEKVIEPEPDPSVFRATDEDPQDDSASEPADEPEPEARPDTRRRVIAPPPVKPAAPAEPAPPPVVVPARPAVTPVMAPKVTDAELLAVWDKWKAARSRNDLAAAEAAQKELLTLREEVLASDLEPLSMGFVREAGVRRRAGDLTGALALLDVAVALSPGLPAARFARAEAYVVEDPLNVPRALGEWKTALVTLAKDARYRRPALTDLGALVLAAWAATAVAVVAVLFLRRIRYALHDFHHLFPRAVTRWQSGLLGLLLLALPAVLGAGLVPVLLVLFASVALYVGRAERWVAAVLLVGLGLMPLAAGTLARVTVFAGTPAEDVYLLERGGLSAEGAAARVRARAQARTARFQELGALAYYESRRGLLEEARADFKAASALKEGDARMLTRFGNALLGLGDVDGAVLLYTQASRADPSMAAPHYNLGQVYRRRARLLPDDQLGKELDRSTSAIATAQSLDDSLLRREPPPEDRPLLNRLLLSPAVPERDWMDLADGTPEGARVESQVGRWLSPVLPAGPVGWGLTAALAALVAVIGEASWRMKASRGCERCGRAVCQRCDKDLGVASAMCGQCVHVYARKSQVPKELRSRKQGEVERHQAWTKRVTYALGGLVSGAGHVGTGLPVRGALYAFVFSFAVAALVLHRGLVRTPYGDAPLYLKLVPAGTVLFFVYLLTLRGLRRLQRGEA, encoded by the coding sequence ATGCTCCGCTCGTTCCTCGGCCTGTGTTGCAGCCTCGTGCTGCTTGTTCCCGCGCGTGCCCCTGCGTTGACGCAGGAGCCGCTCCTGCGCATCGAGGAGAAGGTCATCGAGCCGGAGCCGGACCCCAGCGTCTTCCGTGCCACCGACGAGGATCCGCAGGACGACTCCGCCTCCGAGCCCGCCGACGAACCGGAGCCCGAGGCCCGCCCCGACACCCGGCGCCGCGTCATCGCCCCGCCGCCCGTCAAGCCCGCGGCTCCCGCCGAACCCGCGCCCCCGCCCGTCGTCGTCCCCGCCCGTCCCGCAGTCACCCCGGTGATGGCGCCGAAGGTGACGGACGCGGAGCTGCTGGCGGTCTGGGATAAGTGGAAGGCGGCCCGCTCGCGCAACGACCTCGCGGCGGCGGAGGCGGCCCAGAAGGAGCTGCTCACGCTGCGCGAGGAGGTGCTCGCCTCCGACCTGGAACCCCTGAGCATGGGCTTCGTGCGCGAGGCCGGGGTCCGCCGCCGCGCCGGGGACCTGACGGGCGCGCTCGCGCTCCTGGACGTGGCCGTGGCCCTGTCCCCGGGGCTGCCCGCCGCGCGCTTCGCCCGGGCGGAAGCCTACGTGGTGGAGGATCCGCTGAACGTGCCGCGCGCGCTGGGCGAGTGGAAGACCGCGCTCGTGACGCTGGCGAAGGACGCGCGCTACCGCAGGCCCGCGCTCACGGACCTGGGCGCGCTGGTGCTCGCGGCGTGGGCGGCCACGGCGGTGGCGGTGGTCGCGGTGCTCTTCCTGCGGCGGATCCGCTACGCGCTGCATGACTTCCACCACCTGTTCCCCCGGGCGGTGACGCGCTGGCAGTCGGGCCTGCTGGGCCTGCTGCTCTTGGCGCTGCCCGCCGTGCTGGGCGCGGGGCTGGTGCCGGTGCTGCTCGTGCTCTTCGCCTCCGTGGCGCTGTACGTGGGCCGCGCCGAGCGCTGGGTGGCCGCGGTGCTGCTCGTGGGCCTGGGGCTGATGCCGCTCGCCGCGGGGACGCTGGCGCGCGTCACCGTCTTCGCCGGCACGCCCGCGGAGGACGTCTACCTCCTGGAGCGCGGCGGCCTGTCCGCGGAGGGCGCGGCGGCCCGGGTGCGCGCCCGGGCGCAAGCGCGCACCGCCCGCTTCCAGGAGCTGGGGGCGCTCGCGTACTACGAATCCCGCCGGGGCCTCCTGGAGGAGGCGAGGGCGGACTTCAAGGCCGCCTCCGCCCTGAAGGAAGGCGACGCGCGGATGCTCACGCGCTTCGGCAACGCGCTCCTGGGCCTGGGCGACGTGGACGGCGCCGTGCTCCTCTACACGCAGGCGTCCAGGGCGGATCCGTCCATGGCGGCGCCGCACTACAACCTGGGGCAGGTGTACCGGCGCCGGGCCCGGCTCTTGCCGGATGATCAGCTGGGCAAGGAGCTGGACCGCTCCACCTCCGCCATCGCCACCGCGCAGTCGCTGGACGACTCGCTCCTGCGCCGTGAGCCGCCGCCGGAGGACCGCCCACTGCTCAACCGCCTGCTGCTGTCTCCGGCGGTGCCGGAGCGCGACTGGATGGACCTGGCGGACGGCACCCCGGAGGGCGCCCGCGTGGAGTCCCAGGTGGGCCGCTGGCTGTCGCCCGTCCTGCCGGCGGGCCCGGTGGGCTGGGGTCTGACCGCGGCGCTCGCGGCCCTGGTGGCCGTCATCGGTGAGGCCTCCTGGCGCATGAAGGCGTCGCGCGGCTGCGAGCGGTGCGGCCGGGCGGTCTGCCAGCGCTGCGACAAGGACCTGGGCGTGGCCAGCGCGATGTGCGGCCAGTGCGTCCACGTCTACGCGCGCAAGAGCCAGGTGCCCAAGGAGCTCCGCTCGCGCAAGCAGGGCGAGGTGGAACGCCACCAGGCCTGGACGAAGCGCGTGACGTACGCGCTGGGCGGGCTGGTGTCCGGCGCGGGCCACGTGGGCACGGGCCTGCCGGTGCGCGGCGCCCTCTACGCCTTCGTGTTCAGCTTCGCGGTGGCCGCGCTGGTGCTCCACCGGGGCCTCGTCCGCACCCCGTACGGGGACGCGCCGCTGTACCTCAAGCTCGTGCCCGCGGGCACGGTCCTCTTCTTCGTCTACCTGCTGACCCTGCGCGGCCTGCGCCGGCTCCAGCGGGGGGAGGCCTGA
- the mazG gene encoding nucleoside triphosphate pyrophosphohydrolase: MAAPGTELERLVEIMRRLRAEGGCPWDREQDLRSLRPYLTEEAFEVLDEMDRVSDGGPWRPLCEELGDLLFQIVFHAQLAAELGEFTMADVCAAISDKITSRHPHVFGDQQVKGAEQVLANWAQLKAEERKKKTGRAGSVLDGVPTAAPSLLRAERLTEKASRIGFDWPDLAGVRGKLDEELRELDEAIASGGRDAIEHELGDVLFSLANLARFVKTPAEDALRMATRRFVSRFQYIEAKLHEEQVPFGGATLEHMERHWQAAKAVEKALPPPAHPPRASVATLRLAVPDVAAQRAFWDTVASWLGWAPTRSPEGTAAYTGAGLGLVFTPGAQAPAGSAVALTLEAPSPAAVGRLLELFRAHHPERLVAGSSSAAGFQFADPAGLRWEYAAPPA, from the coding sequence ATGGCGGCGCCTGGAACAGAGCTGGAACGACTGGTGGAGATCATGCGGCGGCTGCGTGCCGAGGGCGGCTGCCCGTGGGACCGCGAGCAGGACCTGCGCTCGCTCCGCCCCTACCTGACCGAGGAGGCCTTCGAGGTCCTGGACGAGATGGACCGCGTCTCCGACGGCGGCCCCTGGCGGCCCCTGTGTGAAGAGCTGGGGGACCTGCTCTTCCAGATCGTCTTCCACGCGCAGCTGGCGGCGGAGCTGGGCGAGTTCACGATGGCGGACGTGTGCGCGGCGATCAGCGACAAGATCACCAGCCGCCACCCGCACGTGTTCGGGGATCAGCAGGTGAAGGGCGCCGAGCAGGTGCTGGCCAACTGGGCGCAGCTGAAGGCGGAGGAGCGCAAGAAGAAGACGGGGCGCGCGGGCTCCGTGCTGGACGGCGTGCCCACCGCGGCCCCGTCCCTGCTGCGCGCCGAGCGGCTCACGGAGAAGGCGAGCCGCATCGGCTTCGACTGGCCAGACCTGGCCGGGGTGCGCGGCAAGCTGGACGAGGAGCTGCGCGAACTGGACGAAGCCATCGCGTCGGGGGGCCGGGACGCCATCGAGCACGAGCTGGGGGACGTGCTGTTCTCGCTCGCGAACCTCGCCCGCTTCGTGAAGACGCCGGCGGAGGACGCGCTGCGCATGGCCACCCGCCGCTTCGTCAGCCGCTTCCAGTACATCGAGGCGAAGCTGCACGAGGAGCAGGTCCCCTTCGGCGGCGCCACGCTGGAGCACATGGAGCGCCACTGGCAGGCCGCGAAGGCCGTGGAGAAGGCGCTGCCCCCGCCGGCCCACCCGCCGCGCGCGTCCGTGGCCACCCTGCGTCTGGCCGTGCCGGACGTGGCGGCCCAGCGGGCCTTCTGGGACACCGTGGCCTCCTGGCTGGGCTGGGCCCCCACCCGTTCACCGGAAGGCACGGCGGCCTACACGGGCGCGGGGCTGGGGCTCGTCTTCACGCCGGGCGCCCAGGCCCCGGCCGGCTCCGCGGTGGCCCTCACCCTGGAGGCGCCCTCCCCGGCCGCCGTGGGCCGGCTCCTGGAGCTGTTCCGGGCCCACCACCCCGAGCGGTTGGTGGCGGGTTCCAGCTCCGCGGCGGGCTTCCAGTTCGCGGATCCGGCCGGGCTGCGGTGGGAATACGCCGCCCCGCCGGCTTGA
- the rpsT gene encoding 30S ribosomal protein S20 — MANTKSAEKRHRQSLKRRARNVNVRTTVKDAVKSAREAIASKDGTKTTNALKAASKTLNKAASKGVLHKRTAARRISRLAKAAAKAKA, encoded by the coding sequence TTGGCGAACACCAAGTCCGCAGAGAAGCGTCACCGCCAGTCCCTGAAGCGCCGTGCCCGGAACGTGAACGTCCGGACCACCGTGAAGGACGCCGTCAAGTCCGCCCGCGAGGCCATTGCCTCCAAGGACGGTACGAAGACGACGAACGCGCTGAAGGCGGCTTCCAAGACCCTCAACAAGGCGGCCAGCAAGGGCGTCCTCCACAAGCGCACCGCCGCGCGCCGCATCTCCCGGCTGGCGAAGGCCGCCGCGAAGGCGAAGGCCTAG
- the lptE gene encoding LptE family protein — protein sequence MRPSRNAVQAGAVKAFRWGVAAAAMLGAGCGYRFSPWGSALPDGTGQVCAPIFANETPEPALENLFTRYLRQQLVQAGRLASAPGCTSTIEGAVLNVWASPTIIGNNYRVSTTVRLRLVKEGQLLGETVVSGTEDYLQGRGNVLEAEANRQAALARLAETLMRDGYDRLASTW from the coding sequence ATGCGGCCCTCAAGGAACGCGGTGCAGGCGGGTGCGGTGAAGGCGTTCCGGTGGGGCGTGGCGGCGGCGGCGATGCTGGGGGCCGGGTGCGGCTACCGCTTCAGCCCCTGGGGCTCGGCGCTGCCGGATGGTACCGGGCAGGTGTGCGCGCCCATCTTCGCCAACGAGACGCCGGAGCCCGCGCTGGAGAACCTCTTCACGCGCTACCTGCGCCAACAGCTCGTCCAGGCGGGCCGGCTGGCCAGCGCTCCGGGCTGCACGTCCACGATTGAAGGGGCGGTGCTCAACGTCTGGGCGTCCCCGACCATCATCGGCAACAACTACCGCGTCTCCACCACGGTGCGGCTGCGCCTCGTGAAGGAGGGGCAACTGCTCGGGGAGACGGTGGTGTCGGGGACCGAGGACTACCTCCAGGGACGCGGGAACGTCCTGGAAGCGGAGGCCAACCGTCAGGCCGCGCTGGCGCGCCTCGCTGAGACGCTGATGCGCGACGGATACGACCGGTTGGCCAGCACCTGGTGA